The Lepus europaeus isolate LE1 unplaced genomic scaffold, mLepTim1.pri SCAFFOLD_536, whole genome shotgun sequence genome includes a region encoding these proteins:
- the LOC133755500 gene encoding zinc finger protein 300-like: protein MNPAQKTLYRDFMLETYSHLVSVGYCVTKPDVIFKLEQGEKLWSLEDKLLNQQEPGQKPYECNDCEKTFAHNSTLRAHQKIHTREKLYECGEKPYECTIFGKTFAHNSTLRVHQRIHTAVKSYECSECGKTFFQNSHLSAHQRIHTGEKPYDCMNAGKLLLKIQLSE from the exons ATGAACCCTGCTCAGAAGACCCTGTACAGAGATTtcatgctggagacctacagccaTCTCGTCTCAGTAG GATATTGTGTTACCAAACCTGATGTGATATTCAAATTGGAACAAGGTGAAAAGCTGTGGTCCTTGGAGGACAAATTGCTAAACCAGCAGGAACCAG GACAgaagccctatgaatgtaatgactgtgagaaaacatttgcacatAATTCAACCCTCAGagcacatcagaaaattcacactagAGAGAAACTCTATGAATGTG gggagaaaccctatgagtGTACTATATTTGGAAAAACATTTGCCCATAATTCAACACTCAGagtacatcagcgaattcacacagctGTAAAGTCCTATGAATGTAGCGAGTGTGGAAAAACATTCTTCCAGAATTCACACCTTAGtgcacaccagagaattcacacaggggagaaaccttatgactgTATGAATGCAGGAAAGCTTTTGCTCAAAATTCAACTCTCAGAATAA